The following is a genomic window from Dioscorea cayenensis subsp. rotundata cultivar TDr96_F1 chromosome 10, TDr96_F1_v2_PseudoChromosome.rev07_lg8_w22 25.fasta, whole genome shotgun sequence.
ttaaatttcttttaacaTTGCATAAACAATCATGAGGATCCTCATAGAGAACATAGCTGCTGCCAGAAATGATgcttgtttttaaaaacaaattatatttttttcatgttgttaTATCTATAGTGCTTAGTCATTTTACTAAAAAcacatttctattttgtttggttttacaaATATAAGGACCAATACTGATGTTGAAAGCCAATCAATGCTTTACAATTCTTTGTTCAGAATAACATTCGAAtaaaagattataataattattattctgTAATTATTATAAGTTTGTTAAATAAGTTTTCATATTTGGTATAAGCGTGCACGCGCACACAGATATATATGGCAAGTTTTTGTCaatttgtagttgtttggaACAAAGATGGTCTATATATGaatgtatgttttctttgttcattcattgtttttaatgcAAATTATCATATGCATGATTATATTTGCCTTATTTATTTCCTTTCCTGATCATTGAATAGAACAAGCATTCCCTTGGGTGTATACGAATTGTGTTTGTGAAATATTTGCAAGGATCTTgtattgtgaagcaagaaggcaTGTTTGGTGGGTCAAGCAATTGAAATCAAATATTTCCGAGTGAGAAACTACTTGGAGGTAAAATGGATAATCTTGTAttgctatttttataaaatgacatCTAATTAAGTTTTGGGGTTGCAAACAAGATCAAAATGCATGCTCATTAGTCAATTCCATGGCTTGTCATCTGGAATAAATCATGTAGAATTGATTAGTGTAATGGGAAGTTTAATTAACATTTTCTAAACAAAGGAATCATGTAGACTGtcatcaaagttttttttaacattattagtAAACTATTTAACAATAAATCTTTCCTATTATAACATTACTTTAATAATAGTTTTCACTAATAAGTATTgggatatagaaataaaatatatgtaaacactaatattataaatcattctttattttatttttttttaattctcacaAGTAATTCAAATCTACTGTTATTATTTCAGTGTTAATTCTTCAACCTATGGATAAAACGTGGATAAACCTTACATCAAGAGCAAGTGAAGAGTATATAAATGGGGTCACCAATTTCTTAGATTTTGCCTTTGCCAAATTATTTGAAGATGGTAAAATTTGGTGTCCTTGTGTTAAATGTGTGAACACATATAGGGTGTCCAGAATAGAAGCATTTGATCGCATTATTTGTGATGGCTTTCTTAAAGGATATGTTCGATGGATTTTTCATGGGGAAACCACGGAAGTAGCTACTTCTAATGTTATAagtaatgaaaaagaaatagtGTTTGACAATGATATTCATGAGTTATTGCATGATATGATGACCGAAGAAGATATGAATGCTGATGTCCATAATATGCAATCAAAAGACAGTCACTGGGGCCAACATTATTCTCACATAATTCATAGTGACAATTTTTATAGCTTGCTTAAAGATGCTGAGGTGGAATTATATATGGGTTGcaagaatttcacaaaattttcttttgctatCTATTTGCTCCACATTATATGTTTTAATGGGTGGACCAACAAATCCTTCAATGCATTACTAGAGCTGCTGAAACTTGTTCTACTAGAAGGTATTACATTGCCAAGGTCGTATTAAGAAATGACAAAGATGATTTCTGCGTTAGGTTTGggttatgaaaaaattcatgctTGTCCCAATGATTGCATACTATTTTGGAAGGAGAATGCAAATGAAGACAAATGCACAAAATGTGGAGCTTCAAGATGGAAAGAGAGCTTGAATGATGGAAAAAGTGATTCTGAAGATGCtttcacaaaaaagaaaaagaaagctgCCAAAATATTACGATGGTTTCCTCTTATTCCAAGATTGCAAAGGTTATTTATGTCTTCAAAAACTGCTTCTCTAATGACTTGGCATGAACATGAACGTAGCAAAGATGGATGCCAAAGACATCCCGCAGATTCTCAAGCTTGGAAAGAATTAGATTCTCGATATCCTCAATTCTCCTCTGATCCTCGTAATGTTCGAGTTGGGATTAGCTTCGATGGTTTTCAATCCATTCAAAAACTATGACTATTGTTCACAGATGCTTGGCCTCATATCTTGATACCTTATAATTTACCTTTTATGGATGTGTATGAAAGCAAATCAAACTTTATTCTTTTCCTTGCTTTATTCCTGGTCCAAAAGGACCTGGAAACAATATAGATGTATACTTGCAACCGTTGATTGAAGAGTTGCAAGTGCTTTGGGAAGTTGGTATGGAGACTTTTGATGCAGCCACAAATCAAACTTTTCAGTTACGTGCAGCAGTTATTTGGACAATCAATGACTTTCCTGCATATGCTAATTTGTCTGGATGGAGTACTAAAGGAGAGTATGCATGTCCctcttgtggatatgataccaaTTCTAAGTGGTTAAAACATAGTAGAAAACATTGTTACATGGGCCATCGTAGATGGTTGAAACCTAACCATAGGTTTCGTAATGATAAACTTTCTTTTGATGGGACACAAGAATTTAGAAATGCTCCATCACCATCATCCGGCATTGAAGTGTTGAGACAAGTGGAAGATATGAATGGTAGCAAAGATGGACCTTGGAAAAAGAAGAGCATCTTTTTCACATTGCCTTATTGGAAACATCTTCTATTGCGTCATAATCTTGATGTCATGCACATAGAAAAAAATGTATGTGATAACATCTTTGGCACATTGATTGGACAAGATGGGAAATCAAAGGACACTTATAAGTCCAGACTTGATCTTGTTGAAATGGGTATCAGGAGTGTTCTTCATCCCAAAACTCGTCCTGACACTAATATTCAATATTTACCACAAGCTTCCTATCAGATgagtttggaagaaaaaaatacttttttgaaGATTCTCAAGGAAATGAGAACTCCAGATGAATATTCTTCTAATATCTCACGTTATGTGCAACTTAAACAACGGAAGCTCATAGGACTGAAAAGTTATGATTGCCATTTATTAATGCAAGAATTTCTTCCCATAGCAATATGATGTTCTTTACCTGAAAAGGTGTGCTCAGTTCTAATTGACttgtccaatttttttaaagaccTTTGCTCTAAGGTTCTTCAAGAAAGTGACTTTGATTTGCTTGAGTATCGAGCTGCTTCAACTTTATGTGAAATGGAGAAaatttttcctccatcttttTTTACCATAATGGTACATTTGGTTATTCATTTAGCAAATGAAGCAAGACTTGCTGGTCCAATCATATATCGGTGGATGTATCCTGTTGAGAGGTATATGTTgcattctaaatatttattttaaatacctaactttcaattttatatttagtacatatatttatatttgaatttatatttgacTAGGTTTCTTCTTACGCTTAAGACATATGTGCGTAATAGAGCTAGTCCAGAGGGTTCAATTGCAGAAGGCTATTTAGCTAATGAATGTTTAACTTTTGCTTCACGATATCTAGTGGGGACTGAAACtagcttcaatcaatcaattagaAATGAAGAAGATCGAAATGTTGCTATTGATGAAGAAGTATCCATTTTTGCAAATGTTGGAAGACCGttgggaaggaaaaaaaataaaggcttTAGTAGTAACAAGCGTAAGAGGGTCTCACGTATTACACTTGACAACCAAACTTTGGTGCAAGCACATCGTTATGTGTTGTTCAATTCTGATGTAGTTGCTCCATTTTTACGGTAAGATtaattcattatataaatttttatgcgTGCTAAATTATATTAGttgaaattcatttatttagtatgtttaattttgtatttaggaAGCATGAGCAATTTATTAAGAGGCGCAATCGCTCCCCACGTCTTTCGCCTTATGAGATACAAAAGTTGCAAAGTGAAACATTTCATGATTGGTTTCATGATCATGTAATTATaacttcatgtttggattacttataatatttttaagttatagcattattttaattaattatgtatgatATTACATAGGTTACACAATTGGAGCAACAAGGAAATGCAAATATCACCGATGAACTTAGACTACTTGCTCGTGGTCCAATGGATACGGCAAGGAGATACACTGGATACATTGTTAATGGTTTTAGATTTCACACCAAAGCTCGTGAAAGATTGTTGAGAACTCAAAATAGTGGGGGTTGTTGTTACAGCTAAGATGATGAGTTATGCAAGTTCAAGGGATGCACGACCTATTGAAGGAGAAATTAACTATTATGGGGCTTTAACTGACATCATTCAACTAAACTACAGTGGTAGATTCAaggttgttttatttaaatgtgaTTGGATCGATCCAAATAGAGGTTTGAAGAAAGATAAATTTGGTTTTACTGTTGTGAATTTTTCACATCTTGCTCATAGTGGAACTAATTTGGTTGATGatccttttgtttttgcatCACAAGCTAAGAAGGTCTTTTATGTTCAAGatgaaaagaataaagattGGCTTATTGTCAAGCATGCAAAACTTAGGGACATATATGATATAGGTGGTGGATCATCCTTTGATAGGGGTCAAGGGAGTGCAGAAGTACAAGTTGATGACTCACATGACACTACAAAATGGATTCGAAATGAAGTTGATGGAGTGGAGGTCACACAAGAGATGGAAACGgcacatgaagaagaacaagctcTTTATGAACATAATGAGGACCTTTTTTAGatctattttatgatttaatctCGTGTTATAGATGTTGATTGTAGAACCAagtttgttcattttattttgttgatgtgacTATGTGGGTATGAAGTTTAATTTGTGtgtttgaatttaattatattttgattatattggTAATACATGTACTTAAAGAGCATATAAaggtaaattatttattttcctttaactAAGATTTATTGAGGCATTTTTTATGAGGAAATGAATtatcatgttaattttttttatttcaaataaatggGAAAGCGTAAACAGGTTGAATATCACTAAGGCAAAATCGCACTTTCGACTTCTCAACAACAATCCGAATCAAGCTCATTATCTGAACAACAATCTGTGTTTTTAGGAACTGAGCTTTTACCAAATGAACACTCGACAACAATTTGAACAACCATCAACTTCTTGTATAAATTCTAACGCATTAGTTaatgtattttcattttcttatatttaactATGACTTAATTTTGTGTTATTCTTTTATGCAGGTAATGCTAAGCCAAAAAAAGTTCGAGGTCCTACACGTATGGCTGACATTTGGGATTTGAATAATGAAGAACGAGTTATTGTCAAGTTAAACGATCAATGTATACCAGTTGGAGAAGAAGCTACTAAATTAACTCGATTTATTGGTAGTATGATTTAAATGCCGAACTTTGAACCTATTACTTACACAACTTGACATGAGTTCCCAGATtctacaaaagaagaaatatgaaaagtaaTTGAGGTATTAAATCTTATTATGttgaagataatttttttaattgacttCAATATATTAACATTCAACTaatactttttttcttatttttttcttaaaattttagacCAAATTCACATTTGAGTTGTTTCATTCACATGAGAATGATGAGCctttaaatgaaaatacaactcaaatgGTTAAGAGTTTGATAGTGTCTGATATGAGTACTAAGTGGAGGCAATGGAAGAATTTTTTGAAGTCCAAATATTATGATGAACACAAGATAGTAGAGGAAATGGCTGCAAAGATTGATGATCCTCATGTAGACAAACAACAATTTTTGGTAATTACTACTTATTGGTTGACTGACAAAGCGAaggtatatctatatattttacattatattgttttgataatcaaaatataatgatatattatgttatactcaatatattaaaaacttgTATAGGAACAAAGTGAGACAAATAGAACAAATCATTCAAAATCTGATGAACCCCATTGTGCAGGAACAAGATCATTCCCTACTATTATTCAAACTGTGGtacaaatttacaatttttattgaattttgattaATGTTATGGATTTTGGGAAATTGAGTTTGTTTCATCTACttaaataaagtaattttgtAGACTAAAGAATCTAATGCAATTCCACCATCACGTGCTGAAATGTATATACGCACTTATACCCGTAAAGATGGAAGTGTTGTGAATGAAAAGGCAACTTCtgttttggtatttatttaactttatgatattttttattaatggttGTTTTTTCTAATAACTTGACACTTACACTACATTCAATGGTTTGTAGAATTATGGATGGCAAGGAAATAGAGgttctagtatttttttttttttattttatgtttttgatttatattgtaGGAACTTATGAAGAAAGGATTAAGTGAAAATAATTCACAAGATCCTAAAAGGTGTTCATGGAAAAATGATGTGTATTCACAAGTTAAAGGACTAGAGAAAAGAGGGCCTATTTGTTGTATGGGAACAATTTCTACTTCATCAAGCAAATCTGGTCCTTCATGATCTCAAATCATATATCATAATGAAGTACAAGGTTTGAAGGCTGAGGTTTAAGGATTGAAGGAAGCTTTAACTACTGTGATTTcattatttcaaaaacaatttccTAATGAGAACGTGGAGGTCCTAAACGCTGTTACTCGCATAGTCAATGGAGAGGTATGTGATACTATGtatatttagttatatatataaattagagtaGCAAATTTTTTGTTAGTCACACAATGATCtatattaaagaagaaaaagggggtgttaaatacatttatttttccttattagcatatataagtttttttcatcttttgttttgattgttgtatattaattattttattttggtttgttgtaggattttgatggtattgttggtaatttttaatggtctttgatatttatcattgtttttaaatacatttattttcccttattgtcatatataagttttcttcattttttgttttgatggttgcatatttaattattttattttgattttttgtaggATTTTGATGGTATTGTTAGCAATTTTTTAATGGtctttgatatttatcattgtttttaatctttacaAGTCTATTACTAGCTTGCAAGTCATTTTAGCTATTGTTGTGTAAGCaattttaacttctattttacataatttgtaGATTCCTGATGCTTCTAGTGCTCAACAAACGCCGCGTGGGAATAATCATTCTATGAATCAAGTCATCAAGCAAATCCAAATGCATCGAGTAAGCTTTTATTGtctccaaataaaaataaggcaTGACATGctgtatattattttacttatagtttttctatattatttatcttattattttaagtttttatattagttttttattgttgcatacatcttattaattgtaattttttttttaaattgcttcTTGTAGGTGATGCCGTTTAGAAGATAACATTGGTTCTACGTGGGAAAATTCAATTCgctttatttggttgttagaCAATAAATGAAAGTAGTTTATCTTTGTGTTAGATTTGGAATTGAGGCAAGAACTCTTGGTTGTAAAGATTGAATGGTAGTTTATTTTTGGACATGTACCTtctaaatatatgtttgtgatgatgtaatggtttttcttttttatttttagtggaatgtttttgtgttttttagtggcattgattgttttaatttatgtaaattaatttaattgtgtttgagttattaaactattcataatatatttccaAGGGTAACAATAATAGCTTTATTGACAGATTAATTATTAAGATAAAAAGTTTTACCGACGGTATAGTCATTGCTAAAGCTAAACATGTCTTTTTGAATATACATCTATTGCAACGGATGTTGTAgtcattgataaatcaaatgACTTATTCCAACAAATGTTGCAACTGTTGTTATACGTCTATGCTTATGAGATATTTATTGACGGtaaaaaatgttggaatatacattttatcattggtataaggtaaataaatatgagataCTTTACCAATGGTGAGACTAATAGTTACAGttatattccgttggtaaatcCCATAAACCTTTTCCAATAGAAGCTATAACTGTTTGTATAGATGTATGTGCACAAGACTtttactaattataaaaaaattgttggaataagtgtttttattgttggtatAGGGTAAGCAATCTGATGGTGCTATCTCAACAGTATGACCAATAGTTACAATCATATTCCATtggtaaaactaataaatctattccAACAAACGCTATATCCGTTGGTATAGGTCTATACCTACAAGGCTTTTACCGACGGTAAAATAAGTGTTGGAATAGGTATTTTTACTGTTGTGTAGGGTTTTGGGACCTTTACCAAcggattttttttacttttaccaATGTATTTTACACCGTCACTATATGGCAAtttatttgtagttgtttgttATTCTATGTCTTGATTGTTGAATTGTGTTTATCATTTTGGGTTATTTTGTAGCATGCCTTTGTAAGTTAATTTATTTAGATCTATATATGCATGTTGTAACCTTGGACTTGTTGTGAACCTGCAACCTTGATGTGTTATAATTCTAattatcttttttctcttttgtaagCTGGTTCATGTAACCTTTTTGTTAGTCTTTATTTGGGTTTAAATGCTTGAAAGCAGGAGATTTTAGAAGTGTTCTTAAGATCTTAATAATTTCTTAATACCTGATTTTCTGAAAATTTCTAGACTTTAATtgctttattatgtttattattttttgtatcaGCATAACATCTGGACTTAGTTGATGCATACACTTGTGTAAGCATGTTTTGTTTAGTGGATTTGTCTAActatatgtatttttgtaaacTTGAACCTGTAATCTTGCCCTCTtaatcttatttgtttatatatatatatatatatatatatatatatatatatatatatatatagttgtaagcAGGGTGTATATAATTAGataaaaatgtatatttatacTGTTGTAAGCATGCATGGCAACCTGTAAACGTGTTTGTCTTTAGTTTAGTTACGTTAtattcatgtgtttttatttcaacATGCATGAGTTGTTTTAAAACTTTAGTTGGCCATGAGATTTGTGTGAACCTTGTTATTAAGCTGGCTTTGATCATGTTTAACTGTTGTGTAATTAGCATACTACCTCTGACTTTGAATAGATTGGTGTGTATTGTTTGATAgcttttttataaattcatgCATAAGTGTTCTTTTGAGAATAAGTGTGTTGGACTGTATCTTTCTTGCGATAGTTTGTATCTCTGATAATTGTGTTAATTCCTGCAAgttgttttggttgttgttaGATTAATCCATTATAACCTTGAGCTATGTTTAGTTGAGGGTTCTAGATTTAACCTCAGTTTTGCAATTTGCTAAGTATAGCTTATTTTGTTGGGTTAGATTTCTGTAGTGAGTCTTAGTTTGTGGGACTTGGTAAATCCAACCTTGTAGCTCCGAGtcaggtaggctctcgcacccaTAAAATTCGGTATTTCtgacatttattatttatttaattatttcattattttgttatttgatttatttattgatttacttGTTACTTATtgtagttatttatttactttattttctgCATTATTTCTTTGGTATTTTCTCTGTATATATTCTAAAGTTCTACGGATTTAGTACATCTCAATTCCTGGCttgcccagctaggaggagtaagtcctagccatgtgcacatgttttctgtagtagcgctacccccgactgcggtcgaagatccagTTTCAACTATTGATATTCTATTCTGTTCTGTTCCGACTTCACAGTCGATGATCCAGCCTCGTgctgttgatttttgttattagtcagggagatgtacatgtcTGTTTTCTGcgtattttttgtatttcagattatttctatattctaagcattttctgtatttttgtatgaattattatatttattctgcaatatctgcattatttgttatttctgctatcctactgggcccttgtggctcatacaCTCTGTGATTTCTGTTCTCGCAAGAGAGATTAAGCTTAGGATCGGGGGTGAGTCTTGGAGTCGTATTTCTTGCTTTGGTAGTATCTTTGTAGTGAACTTCCTTGTGTGAGTAAGACTTGTATCCTGTCTATATATTTTGGTCTGTAAACTGCTTATGTGGTGCTGTATTCAGTAGGACTATTAAAGATCATACATGTATTAACTCTGTGTTGTTAATCTATTTGTAGTTTTGTGTTAATGTTCTTGTtttgcttgttagggttgacgctgaccaggtcaaatctgaggtcttgcacccagtggggcccagtcCCATTGGATGTGGCCGGTCTATCAACGGGCCCAGCTATGGGGCTGGGGCATGACATAAGCTATGGAATATGTTAACAGCATTAATATCAACGTCATGAACGCCGATATAGCTTCTCTCATGTCCTCCCAATCAATCTCCACCGCAAACTTCATCATCAAAACTCGGACGAGCACCAGCAGCGGTCCCACAACCCTTGCCAGAATTAACTCCAGCAAcaacatgaaaaagaaagacaacATGAAGTAACTAGCCACAATGATCGCCATCAACCTAGTCCGGCCACCTTCTCTGATCCCAGTGTACAACTCGATAAGCGCCGTCACCGGTGAAGTGCCACGTAGTGAGCTAGTGATGATGGCTCTAGCCTCAGACATGAACACGAAATACTGGCCTTCGAAGTGGCCGTTGTCGTCAACTAAGCAGGTGAAGCGAGACATGGAGTTGAGAGTTTCGGTGGTGTCAAGGATGTCGATGTAAAGAAAGGTGAGAAGAGCTTCCCAGAAGTAACCACAGGAGATGCCGGAGAAGCTGAGAGTGCCGGAGGTGGATTGGATCTTGTAAACGTCAATAACATTTTTGAAGTAGTTGAAGGAGTAGTTGCCGGATTGGGAAGGCAATGATGGAGGTGTGCGGAACCAAGAGACGGCCGTGATGAAGACGATGTTGTAAATCATGGCGTCGCCGCCCTTGATGTTTTTGATAAGACAGTAGGCAATGATGAGGAAGCCGACGACGGCGAGCCAGAAGGTGGGACTAAGCATCTTGTGAAGGCAGAGGATGGGGCTGGAGAAGGTGGTGCAGTTGAGGAAGGTGAGGACAGGGCGAGGGAGATATGTTACCATTAAAATGTTTGTGGGATTTATTTatgagatttttaaaataaaaaattaaaaaaaataacatgtgaAAATGTAAACATGTTAACCGTTCTCATGTAGAACATGGAAAATGGTAAACATCccttttctaatttaattaagCAAAACAGTAATATAGTTACCGTTTTGCTTAATTGtgtaattgttttaaatttttcttatttaaataaataaaaatatatacaatatttaaaaaaacctattatTTCTACcatcatattaaaataatggtaattattttttctcacaATATTAATTGAGATGGGTAGTTTGTTtgagttataaaaaataaaaaataaaatataaaataaaataaaaattaagtaataaaaaatctttttctgcattatattttttatatggtaTATAGAATAGCAATTGTATATAGTTAAAGAGTGCCATTCGTATGATATTACTCATGCAATATTTGTGATAAGGTcattagttttttatataaatttttaaaaatatttgtttgttatatataaGCAAATTTTATGTTGCAATCCATGACAAATTTATAACCATGCTTTTGGGAGggattaacaaaaattattgatactataaacttttgaaaatttgagGTATTAGAGAAAACCCAATTTaagttattaataatattattaatttttttataaaactaattattaaataatgagTAACCACAGCTTCTCTCATATACAAAATTAGctcaaagaaaatcaattacAATTATACCTCAGCTTCTCTCATATGCAAAGTTagctaaaagaaaaacaaatctagTAAAAAACTTCTAAAATGAGTAACTTATTATGATAAAAGGATCTCAAGGGAGTTGGGTGGATGAAACTTAATTTCGATGGATCCTCACATCTTAACAGCAAGAGTGGAAGCATAGGAGGGGTGTTTCGCAATAGTGAAGGTCATTTTGTTCTGGGATATTATGCGTGTGTTAGACTAGCTACAAACTCTGTAGCAAAGTTAATGGCCTCAATGACAGGCCTTAATATTGGTTGTGTATGAGATGGAAGGCGATGCGGAAGGGGTTATAGATCATGTTTTACACAAGATGCTAGACATACAATGGAAATAGATAACCTCATCAACATATTTACAGAGTTCCAAGCGAGTCACGCTTATCGTCATGTCAACAAAGTAGCTGACAGACTAGCGAGGATGGCTTATAGAGAGAGCATTTCTGCAAATTGGAAAGACATGCCACCGAAGGAGATTTTGAATCTCCTTGCTAAAGATTATGAGGAAAGCATCGAATAGCCTTGTCTCTTTAAAAGTTGCAAAATTGgatgtttttgtgatttttttcattttctgcatTACACTTCTAAAGATGAACAATGCTAAACTTCTTGACTACTTGGATGTGTGAAAGCATACTTCTTGATTATTCTTTTGGAAGTTGCAAAATTGGATGTATTTTAaagcatgaagaaaaataatgacaggaagaagaagaataaataagtaagaaataaataaataaataaataaataaataataataataataataataataataataataataataataataatataataataattagatgatgaagaagaagaagtaccaAAGCTCAACCCACAGACATTTTCACCAAATTACTAGCATCCCCTTTCTTCACCTATCTCTTGTCCAAGTTGGCCTTAGTTGATGTTCACCTAGCTCCaaaatcttcttctccatctcctccttcCCTTTTATCTTCATCAATTACCTCAAGAATGTGTGATCCCTTGCCGGATATAGTTGGTTTAATATTTGCTCCATCTTCATTatctacatgaaaacacacacacacacaagcatAGAGTtagttaacatttaaattttaaataacaataatttaatatttcaactaattgaaaaatgtaaaaaataatttgtaagtgaaattactAATGTTATAACCATGCAACCAATTACAAGTGCAAATGAGAGCCTGTGTTTTTTCATGAAGAGTATAACTTCTATACTTGTTGAGCACACGAGCACCAATTGAAAAACTTGATTTAGATACAACAGTTGTTATTGGAATAGCCAAAACATCACATGCCATTAATACAAGGATTTGGAACATATGCTTATGATTCTTCCAATACTCCAAAGCATccaaattttcataatatgcAAATTCGAGCTTTGGCTCTTCCAAATAAAGATCCAATTGAGATTTCCGTCATTTGTAATTGATTGGCTCTCAAATGATTTAATCTCctacaattaataattaagatatgttatcattaaaaaatataaataaatttgagaaatagaatttacaaaaataaagaaagaaagtgtTCCAATACTTACACCAAAGATTCTTTTGACCTTACTTTTAATTCCTCCACCACTTTGTGTAGATGTAGGTGcaataatagaagaagaagattgtgATTATGAAGGACTTGACTTATTAGCCTTAGAATAATTCTCAAAAAACTTGTATAGCTTTGTTCTCACGAGTGACACCTTCTATTGACATGTAGTAGGATCACTCTTAACATTCTCATAAAAATACTACAACATTGACAATTTAATTCATAGGTCAAGAATAGCCCCAAATACAAGCACCATACTATATTGT
Proteins encoded in this region:
- the LOC120270363 gene encoding adenine/guanine permease AZG1-like, whose product is MVTYLPRPVLTFLNCTTFSSPILCLHKMLSPTFWLAVVGFLIIAYCLIKNIKGGDAMIYNIVFITAVSWFRTPPSLPSQSGNYSFNYFKNVIDVYKIQSTSGTLSFSGISCGYFWEALLTFLYIDILDTTETLNSMSRFTCLVDDNGHFEGQYFVFMSEARAIITSSLRGTSPVTALIELYTGIREGGRTRLMAIIVASYFMLSFFFMLLLELILARVVGPLLVLVRVLMMKFAVEIDWEDMREAISAFMTLILMLLTYSIAYVMPQPHSWAR
- the LOC120270791 gene encoding uncharacterized protein LOC120270791 — encoded protein: MEKIFPPSFFTIMVHLVIHLANEARLAGPIIYRWMYPVERFLLTLKTYVRNRASPEGSIAEGYLANECLTFASRYLVGTETSFNQSIRNEEDRNVAIDEEVSIFANVGRPLGRKKNKGFSSNKRKRVSRITLDNQTLVQAHRYVLFNSDVVAPFLRKHEQFIKRRNRSPRLSPYEIQKLQSETFHDWFHDHVTQLEQQGNANITDELRLLARGPMDTARRYTGYIVNGFRFHTKARERLLRTQNSGGCCYS
- the LOC120270362 gene encoding uncharacterized protein LOC120270362, whose amino-acid sequence is MAAKIDDPHVDKQQFLVITTYWLTDKAKEQSETNRTNHSKSDEPHCAGTRSFPTIIQTVTKESNAIPPSRAEMYIRTYTRKDGSVVNEKATSVLELMKKGLSENNSQDPKRCSWKNDVYSQVKGLEKRGPICCMGTISTSSSKSGPS